A portion of the Manihot esculenta cultivar AM560-2 chromosome 2, M.esculenta_v8, whole genome shotgun sequence genome contains these proteins:
- the LOC110609379 gene encoding uncharacterized protein LOC110609379 isoform X2, which yields MGNRRSATRRRIFLLFAVLLFAVTGSNGSPYGSQQAGRSSVFSLFNLKAKSRFWSEAVIREDFDDLESSGPGKMGALNYTKSGNIANYLMLQEVDSMYLPVPVNFIFIGFEGKGNQEFKLHPEELERWFMKIDHIFEHTRVPQIGEVLTPFYKISVDREQRHNLPIISHINYNFSVHAIQMGEKVTSIFEHAINVLGRKDDVSVKSDDADVLWQVDVDLMDVLFSSLVEYLQLENAYNIFILNPKFDLKRAKYGYRSGLSESEITFLKENKSLQAKILQSGSIPESVLELEKIKRPLYEKHPMTKFAWTVTEDTDTVEWYNICLNALNNVEKLYQGKDTSDIIQNKVLQLLKGKKNEDMKLILEKELKSGDFSGFHAECLTDTWIGKDRWAFIDLTAGPFSWGAAVGGEGVRTDHSLPNVTKTIGAVAEISEDEAEDRLQDAIQEKFAVFGDKDHQAIDILLAEIDIYELFAFKHCKGRKVKLALCEELDERMQDLKNELQSFEGEERDESHKNKAIEALKRMESWNLFSDTYEEFQNYTVARDTFLAHLGATLWGSMRHIISPSIADGAFHYYEKISFQLFFITQEKVRNDKLPVDLKALMDGLSSLLLPSQKPMFSQSLLSLAEDPALAMAFSVARRAAAVPLLLVNGTYRKTTRSYLDSSILQYQLQRLNEHGSLKGAHAHARSTLEVPIFWFIHGEPLLVDKHYQAKALSDMVIVVQSEPPSWESYLQCNGQSLLWDLRRPIKASMAAVSEHLAGLLPLHIAYSHAHETAIEDWIWSVGCNPFSITSQGWHISQFQSDTIGRSYIITTLEESIQRVNSAIHRLLMESTSEKTFRLFQSKEKELVNKYNYVVSLWRRISTITGELRYVDATRLLYTLEDASKGFADQVNATIALLHPIHCTRERKVHVVFDMTTVPAFLTVLGVLYIVLRPRRPKPKIN from the exons ATGGGCAATCGGCGATCTGCTACACGTAGGCGTATCTTCTTGCTCTTTGCTGTTTTGCTG TTTGCAGTTACTGGGTCAAATGGGTCTCCCTATGGATCTCAGCAAGCAGGTCGGTCATCtgtattttctttatttaatcTCAAAGCAAAGAGTAGGTTTTGGAGTGAGGCTGTCATACGTGAAG ATTTTGATGATCTGGAATCTTCAGGCCCTGGAAAAATGGGAGCTCTCAATTACACTAAGTCGG GTAATATTGCAAACTATCTGATGCTTCAGGAAGTGGATTCTATGTACCTCCCAGTTCCTGTGAATTTCATTTTcataggatttgaaggaaaagggAACCAAG AATTCAAGCTTCATCCAGAAGAACTTGAACGCTGGTTCATGAAAATTGATCATATCTTTGAACATACACGAGTTCCACAAATTGGAGAAGTTCTCACCCCATTTTACAAGATTAGTGTAGATAGAGAACAACGTCACAATCTTCCAATTATCAGTCACATTAATTACAA TTTTTCAGTTCATGCTATTCAAATGGGTGAAAAGGTTACTTCTATCTTTGAGCATGCCATCAATGTTTTAGGTCGCAAGGATGATGTGTCTGTAAAAAG TGATGATGCGGATGTCCTTTGGCAAGTGGATGTGGATTTGATGGATGTTCTTTTCTCTAGCCTTGTGGAATATCTTCAGCTCGAAAATGCATATAACATTTTCATTTTGAATCCCAAGTTTGACTTAAAGAGAGCAAAATATGGATACCG GAGCGGTTTATCGGAGTCTGAAATAACTTTTCTGAAGGAG AACAAGAGTTTGCAAGCAAAAATTCTCCAGTCAGGAAGCATTCCTGAAAGTGTCCTTG AACTTGAGAAGATTAAAAGACCTCTATATGAAAAGCATCCAATGACAAAATTTGCCTGGACAGTAACTGAAGACACTGATACC GTGGAATGGTACAATATCTGTTTGAATGCACTCAATAATGTTGAGAAGTTATACCAAGGAAAGGACACTTCAGATATCATTCAGAATAAAGTTCTGCAG CTATTGAAGgggaagaaaaatgaagatatGAAACTTATTCTTGAAAAGGAGTTAAAATCAGGGGACTTCAGTGGTTTTCATGCAGAATGTCTTACAGATACATGGATTGGAAAGGACAG GTGGGCATTCATTGATTTAACTGCAGGCCCTTTCTCTTGGGGTGCTGCTGTTGGTGGTGAAGGTGTGCGCACAGACCATAGTTTGCCTAATGTTACTAAAACCATTGGTGCAGTTGCAG AGATTTCAGAAGATGAAGCTGAAGATCGCTTGCAAGATGCAATTCAGGAAAAATTTGCAGTATTTGGTGAT AAAGATCATCAAGCCATTGATATTCTTCTGGCGGAGATTGATATTTATGAGCTTTTTGCTTTCAAGCACTGCAAGGGAAGGAAAGTTAAGCTAGCTCTTTGTGAAG AGCTTGATGAGAGAATGCAAGATTTGAAAAATGAGCTCCAATCATTTGAAGGTGAGGAGCGTGATGAAAGTCATAAAAATAAAGCTATAGAGGCGTTAAAACGAATGGAGAGTTGGAATCTTTTCAGTGATACTTATGAG GAGTTCCAAAACTACACGGTTGCACGGGATACTTTTCTGGCACATTTGGGCGCTACACTGTGGGGTTCCATGAGACATATAATATCACCTTCAATTGCTGATGGTGCTTTTCACTATTATGAAAAGATATCCTTTCAGTTGTTCTTCATTACACAGGAG AAAGTTAGGAATGATAAACTGCCCGTGGATCTCAAGGCTCTCATGGATGGGCTTTCCTCCTTGTTATTGCCTTCCCAAAAGCCTATGTTCAGCCAGAGCTT ATTATCACTTGCAGAGGATCCTGCATTGGCAATGGCATTTTCAGTTGCACGACGTGCAGCAGCTGTTCCACTTTTGCTTGTTAATGGAACATATAGGAAGACCACCCGGTCCTATCTTGATTCTTCCATTCTTCAGTATCAATTGCAGAGGTTGAATGAGCATGGTTCCCTCAAAG GAGCACATGCCCATGCCAGGTCTACACTTGAAGTTCCTATCTTTTGGTTCATTCATGGAGAGCCATTATTGGTTGACAAGCATTACCAAGCAAAGGCTCTTTCAGACATGGTTATAGTTGTCCAGTCGGAGCCACCATCTTGGGAAAGCTATTTGCAGTGCAATGGGCAGTCACTTCTGTGGGACTTGAG GAGGCCCATAAAAGCTTCAATGGCTGCTGTTTCTGAACATCTGGCTGGTTTACTTCCCCTTCATATTGCCTATAGCCATGCCCATGAAACTGCAATTGAG GACTGGATATGGTCGGTCGGGTGCAATCCTTTTTCCATTACTTCTCAGGGCTGGCACATATCACAGTTTCAGTCGGATACAATTGGCCGGAGTTATATAATCACAACTCTCGAAGAGTCAATACAACGGGTGAATTCTGCTATTCATCGTCTATTAATGGAGAGTACAT CTGAGAAGACCTTCAGGCTCTTTCAATCAAAAGAGAAAGAACTTGTGAACAAGTATAATTATGTGGTTAGCCTGTGGAGAAGA ATCTCAACCATTACTGGAGAATTGCGTTATGTGGATGCAACAAGACTTCTTTATACCTTGGAGGATGCTTCCAAAGG
- the LOC110609379 gene encoding uncharacterized protein LOC110609379 isoform X1: MGNRRSATRRRIFLLFAVLLFAVTGSNGSPYGSQQAGRSSVFSLFNLKAKSRFWSEAVIREDFDDLESSGPGKMGALNYTKSGNIANYLMLQEVDSMYLPVPVNFIFIGFEGKGNQEFKLHPEELERWFMKIDHIFEHTRVPQIGEVLTPFYKISVDREQRHNLPIISHINYNFSVHAIQMGEKVTSIFEHAINVLGRKDDVSVKSDDADVLWQVDVDLMDVLFSSLVEYLQLENAYNIFILNPKFDLKRAKYGYRSGLSESEITFLKENKSLQAKILQSGSIPESVLELEKIKRPLYEKHPMTKFAWTVTEDTDTVEWYNICLNALNNVEKLYQGKDTSDIIQNKVLQLLKGKKNEDMKLILEKELKSGDFSGFHAECLTDTWIGKDRWAFIDLTAGPFSWGAAVGGEGVRTDHSLPNVTKTIGAVAEISEDEAEDRLQDAIQEKFAVFGDKDHQAIDILLAEIDIYELFAFKHCKGRKVKLALCEELDERMQDLKNELQSFEGEERDESHKNKAIEALKRMESWNLFSDTYEQEFQNYTVARDTFLAHLGATLWGSMRHIISPSIADGAFHYYEKISFQLFFITQEKVRNDKLPVDLKALMDGLSSLLLPSQKPMFSQSLLSLAEDPALAMAFSVARRAAAVPLLLVNGTYRKTTRSYLDSSILQYQLQRLNEHGSLKGAHAHARSTLEVPIFWFIHGEPLLVDKHYQAKALSDMVIVVQSEPPSWESYLQCNGQSLLWDLRRPIKASMAAVSEHLAGLLPLHIAYSHAHETAIEDWIWSVGCNPFSITSQGWHISQFQSDTIGRSYIITTLEESIQRVNSAIHRLLMESTSEKTFRLFQSKEKELVNKYNYVVSLWRRISTITGELRYVDATRLLYTLEDASKGFADQVNATIALLHPIHCTRERKVHVVFDMTTVPAFLTVLGVLYIVLRPRRPKPKIN; this comes from the exons ATGGGCAATCGGCGATCTGCTACACGTAGGCGTATCTTCTTGCTCTTTGCTGTTTTGCTG TTTGCAGTTACTGGGTCAAATGGGTCTCCCTATGGATCTCAGCAAGCAGGTCGGTCATCtgtattttctttatttaatcTCAAAGCAAAGAGTAGGTTTTGGAGTGAGGCTGTCATACGTGAAG ATTTTGATGATCTGGAATCTTCAGGCCCTGGAAAAATGGGAGCTCTCAATTACACTAAGTCGG GTAATATTGCAAACTATCTGATGCTTCAGGAAGTGGATTCTATGTACCTCCCAGTTCCTGTGAATTTCATTTTcataggatttgaaggaaaagggAACCAAG AATTCAAGCTTCATCCAGAAGAACTTGAACGCTGGTTCATGAAAATTGATCATATCTTTGAACATACACGAGTTCCACAAATTGGAGAAGTTCTCACCCCATTTTACAAGATTAGTGTAGATAGAGAACAACGTCACAATCTTCCAATTATCAGTCACATTAATTACAA TTTTTCAGTTCATGCTATTCAAATGGGTGAAAAGGTTACTTCTATCTTTGAGCATGCCATCAATGTTTTAGGTCGCAAGGATGATGTGTCTGTAAAAAG TGATGATGCGGATGTCCTTTGGCAAGTGGATGTGGATTTGATGGATGTTCTTTTCTCTAGCCTTGTGGAATATCTTCAGCTCGAAAATGCATATAACATTTTCATTTTGAATCCCAAGTTTGACTTAAAGAGAGCAAAATATGGATACCG GAGCGGTTTATCGGAGTCTGAAATAACTTTTCTGAAGGAG AACAAGAGTTTGCAAGCAAAAATTCTCCAGTCAGGAAGCATTCCTGAAAGTGTCCTTG AACTTGAGAAGATTAAAAGACCTCTATATGAAAAGCATCCAATGACAAAATTTGCCTGGACAGTAACTGAAGACACTGATACC GTGGAATGGTACAATATCTGTTTGAATGCACTCAATAATGTTGAGAAGTTATACCAAGGAAAGGACACTTCAGATATCATTCAGAATAAAGTTCTGCAG CTATTGAAGgggaagaaaaatgaagatatGAAACTTATTCTTGAAAAGGAGTTAAAATCAGGGGACTTCAGTGGTTTTCATGCAGAATGTCTTACAGATACATGGATTGGAAAGGACAG GTGGGCATTCATTGATTTAACTGCAGGCCCTTTCTCTTGGGGTGCTGCTGTTGGTGGTGAAGGTGTGCGCACAGACCATAGTTTGCCTAATGTTACTAAAACCATTGGTGCAGTTGCAG AGATTTCAGAAGATGAAGCTGAAGATCGCTTGCAAGATGCAATTCAGGAAAAATTTGCAGTATTTGGTGAT AAAGATCATCAAGCCATTGATATTCTTCTGGCGGAGATTGATATTTATGAGCTTTTTGCTTTCAAGCACTGCAAGGGAAGGAAAGTTAAGCTAGCTCTTTGTGAAG AGCTTGATGAGAGAATGCAAGATTTGAAAAATGAGCTCCAATCATTTGAAGGTGAGGAGCGTGATGAAAGTCATAAAAATAAAGCTATAGAGGCGTTAAAACGAATGGAGAGTTGGAATCTTTTCAGTGATACTTATGAG CAGGAGTTCCAAAACTACACGGTTGCACGGGATACTTTTCTGGCACATTTGGGCGCTACACTGTGGGGTTCCATGAGACATATAATATCACCTTCAATTGCTGATGGTGCTTTTCACTATTATGAAAAGATATCCTTTCAGTTGTTCTTCATTACACAGGAG AAAGTTAGGAATGATAAACTGCCCGTGGATCTCAAGGCTCTCATGGATGGGCTTTCCTCCTTGTTATTGCCTTCCCAAAAGCCTATGTTCAGCCAGAGCTT ATTATCACTTGCAGAGGATCCTGCATTGGCAATGGCATTTTCAGTTGCACGACGTGCAGCAGCTGTTCCACTTTTGCTTGTTAATGGAACATATAGGAAGACCACCCGGTCCTATCTTGATTCTTCCATTCTTCAGTATCAATTGCAGAGGTTGAATGAGCATGGTTCCCTCAAAG GAGCACATGCCCATGCCAGGTCTACACTTGAAGTTCCTATCTTTTGGTTCATTCATGGAGAGCCATTATTGGTTGACAAGCATTACCAAGCAAAGGCTCTTTCAGACATGGTTATAGTTGTCCAGTCGGAGCCACCATCTTGGGAAAGCTATTTGCAGTGCAATGGGCAGTCACTTCTGTGGGACTTGAG GAGGCCCATAAAAGCTTCAATGGCTGCTGTTTCTGAACATCTGGCTGGTTTACTTCCCCTTCATATTGCCTATAGCCATGCCCATGAAACTGCAATTGAG GACTGGATATGGTCGGTCGGGTGCAATCCTTTTTCCATTACTTCTCAGGGCTGGCACATATCACAGTTTCAGTCGGATACAATTGGCCGGAGTTATATAATCACAACTCTCGAAGAGTCAATACAACGGGTGAATTCTGCTATTCATCGTCTATTAATGGAGAGTACAT CTGAGAAGACCTTCAGGCTCTTTCAATCAAAAGAGAAAGAACTTGTGAACAAGTATAATTATGTGGTTAGCCTGTGGAGAAGA ATCTCAACCATTACTGGAGAATTGCGTTATGTGGATGCAACAAGACTTCTTTATACCTTGGAGGATGCTTCCAAAGG
- the LOC110609379 gene encoding uncharacterized protein LOC110609379 isoform X3: MGALNYTKSGNIANYLMLQEVDSMYLPVPVNFIFIGFEGKGNQEFKLHPEELERWFMKIDHIFEHTRVPQIGEVLTPFYKISVDREQRHNLPIISHINYNFSVHAIQMGEKVTSIFEHAINVLGRKDDVSVKSDDADVLWQVDVDLMDVLFSSLVEYLQLENAYNIFILNPKFDLKRAKYGYRSGLSESEITFLKENKSLQAKILQSGSIPESVLELEKIKRPLYEKHPMTKFAWTVTEDTDTVEWYNICLNALNNVEKLYQGKDTSDIIQNKVLQLLKGKKNEDMKLILEKELKSGDFSGFHAECLTDTWIGKDRWAFIDLTAGPFSWGAAVGGEGVRTDHSLPNVTKTIGAVAEISEDEAEDRLQDAIQEKFAVFGDKDHQAIDILLAEIDIYELFAFKHCKGRKVKLALCEELDERMQDLKNELQSFEGEERDESHKNKAIEALKRMESWNLFSDTYEQEFQNYTVARDTFLAHLGATLWGSMRHIISPSIADGAFHYYEKISFQLFFITQEKVRNDKLPVDLKALMDGLSSLLLPSQKPMFSQSLLSLAEDPALAMAFSVARRAAAVPLLLVNGTYRKTTRSYLDSSILQYQLQRLNEHGSLKGAHAHARSTLEVPIFWFIHGEPLLVDKHYQAKALSDMVIVVQSEPPSWESYLQCNGQSLLWDLRRPIKASMAAVSEHLAGLLPLHIAYSHAHETAIEDWIWSVGCNPFSITSQGWHISQFQSDTIGRSYIITTLEESIQRVNSAIHRLLMESTSEKTFRLFQSKEKELVNKYNYVVSLWRRISTITGELRYVDATRLLYTLEDASKGFADQVNATIALLHPIHCTRERKVHVVFDMTTVPAFLTVLGVLYIVLRPRRPKPKIN; this comes from the exons ATGGGAGCTCTCAATTACACTAAGTCGG GTAATATTGCAAACTATCTGATGCTTCAGGAAGTGGATTCTATGTACCTCCCAGTTCCTGTGAATTTCATTTTcataggatttgaaggaaaagggAACCAAG AATTCAAGCTTCATCCAGAAGAACTTGAACGCTGGTTCATGAAAATTGATCATATCTTTGAACATACACGAGTTCCACAAATTGGAGAAGTTCTCACCCCATTTTACAAGATTAGTGTAGATAGAGAACAACGTCACAATCTTCCAATTATCAGTCACATTAATTACAA TTTTTCAGTTCATGCTATTCAAATGGGTGAAAAGGTTACTTCTATCTTTGAGCATGCCATCAATGTTTTAGGTCGCAAGGATGATGTGTCTGTAAAAAG TGATGATGCGGATGTCCTTTGGCAAGTGGATGTGGATTTGATGGATGTTCTTTTCTCTAGCCTTGTGGAATATCTTCAGCTCGAAAATGCATATAACATTTTCATTTTGAATCCCAAGTTTGACTTAAAGAGAGCAAAATATGGATACCG GAGCGGTTTATCGGAGTCTGAAATAACTTTTCTGAAGGAG AACAAGAGTTTGCAAGCAAAAATTCTCCAGTCAGGAAGCATTCCTGAAAGTGTCCTTG AACTTGAGAAGATTAAAAGACCTCTATATGAAAAGCATCCAATGACAAAATTTGCCTGGACAGTAACTGAAGACACTGATACC GTGGAATGGTACAATATCTGTTTGAATGCACTCAATAATGTTGAGAAGTTATACCAAGGAAAGGACACTTCAGATATCATTCAGAATAAAGTTCTGCAG CTATTGAAGgggaagaaaaatgaagatatGAAACTTATTCTTGAAAAGGAGTTAAAATCAGGGGACTTCAGTGGTTTTCATGCAGAATGTCTTACAGATACATGGATTGGAAAGGACAG GTGGGCATTCATTGATTTAACTGCAGGCCCTTTCTCTTGGGGTGCTGCTGTTGGTGGTGAAGGTGTGCGCACAGACCATAGTTTGCCTAATGTTACTAAAACCATTGGTGCAGTTGCAG AGATTTCAGAAGATGAAGCTGAAGATCGCTTGCAAGATGCAATTCAGGAAAAATTTGCAGTATTTGGTGAT AAAGATCATCAAGCCATTGATATTCTTCTGGCGGAGATTGATATTTATGAGCTTTTTGCTTTCAAGCACTGCAAGGGAAGGAAAGTTAAGCTAGCTCTTTGTGAAG AGCTTGATGAGAGAATGCAAGATTTGAAAAATGAGCTCCAATCATTTGAAGGTGAGGAGCGTGATGAAAGTCATAAAAATAAAGCTATAGAGGCGTTAAAACGAATGGAGAGTTGGAATCTTTTCAGTGATACTTATGAG CAGGAGTTCCAAAACTACACGGTTGCACGGGATACTTTTCTGGCACATTTGGGCGCTACACTGTGGGGTTCCATGAGACATATAATATCACCTTCAATTGCTGATGGTGCTTTTCACTATTATGAAAAGATATCCTTTCAGTTGTTCTTCATTACACAGGAG AAAGTTAGGAATGATAAACTGCCCGTGGATCTCAAGGCTCTCATGGATGGGCTTTCCTCCTTGTTATTGCCTTCCCAAAAGCCTATGTTCAGCCAGAGCTT ATTATCACTTGCAGAGGATCCTGCATTGGCAATGGCATTTTCAGTTGCACGACGTGCAGCAGCTGTTCCACTTTTGCTTGTTAATGGAACATATAGGAAGACCACCCGGTCCTATCTTGATTCTTCCATTCTTCAGTATCAATTGCAGAGGTTGAATGAGCATGGTTCCCTCAAAG GAGCACATGCCCATGCCAGGTCTACACTTGAAGTTCCTATCTTTTGGTTCATTCATGGAGAGCCATTATTGGTTGACAAGCATTACCAAGCAAAGGCTCTTTCAGACATGGTTATAGTTGTCCAGTCGGAGCCACCATCTTGGGAAAGCTATTTGCAGTGCAATGGGCAGTCACTTCTGTGGGACTTGAG GAGGCCCATAAAAGCTTCAATGGCTGCTGTTTCTGAACATCTGGCTGGTTTACTTCCCCTTCATATTGCCTATAGCCATGCCCATGAAACTGCAATTGAG GACTGGATATGGTCGGTCGGGTGCAATCCTTTTTCCATTACTTCTCAGGGCTGGCACATATCACAGTTTCAGTCGGATACAATTGGCCGGAGTTATATAATCACAACTCTCGAAGAGTCAATACAACGGGTGAATTCTGCTATTCATCGTCTATTAATGGAGAGTACAT CTGAGAAGACCTTCAGGCTCTTTCAATCAAAAGAGAAAGAACTTGTGAACAAGTATAATTATGTGGTTAGCCTGTGGAGAAGA ATCTCAACCATTACTGGAGAATTGCGTTATGTGGATGCAACAAGACTTCTTTATACCTTGGAGGATGCTTCCAAAGG
- the LOC110609379 gene encoding uncharacterized protein LOC110609379 isoform X4, with product MGEKVTSIFEHAINVLGRKDDVSVKSDDADVLWQVDVDLMDVLFSSLVEYLQLENAYNIFILNPKFDLKRAKYGYRSGLSESEITFLKENKSLQAKILQSGSIPESVLELEKIKRPLYEKHPMTKFAWTVTEDTDTVEWYNICLNALNNVEKLYQGKDTSDIIQNKVLQLLKGKKNEDMKLILEKELKSGDFSGFHAECLTDTWIGKDRWAFIDLTAGPFSWGAAVGGEGVRTDHSLPNVTKTIGAVAEISEDEAEDRLQDAIQEKFAVFGDKDHQAIDILLAEIDIYELFAFKHCKGRKVKLALCEELDERMQDLKNELQSFEGEERDESHKNKAIEALKRMESWNLFSDTYEQEFQNYTVARDTFLAHLGATLWGSMRHIISPSIADGAFHYYEKISFQLFFITQEKVRNDKLPVDLKALMDGLSSLLLPSQKPMFSQSLLSLAEDPALAMAFSVARRAAAVPLLLVNGTYRKTTRSYLDSSILQYQLQRLNEHGSLKGAHAHARSTLEVPIFWFIHGEPLLVDKHYQAKALSDMVIVVQSEPPSWESYLQCNGQSLLWDLRRPIKASMAAVSEHLAGLLPLHIAYSHAHETAIEDWIWSVGCNPFSITSQGWHISQFQSDTIGRSYIITTLEESIQRVNSAIHRLLMESTSEKTFRLFQSKEKELVNKYNYVVSLWRRISTITGELRYVDATRLLYTLEDASKGFADQVNATIALLHPIHCTRERKVHVVFDMTTVPAFLTVLGVLYIVLRPRRPKPKIN from the exons ATGGGTGAAAAGGTTACTTCTATCTTTGAGCATGCCATCAATGTTTTAGGTCGCAAGGATGATGTGTCTGTAAAAAG TGATGATGCGGATGTCCTTTGGCAAGTGGATGTGGATTTGATGGATGTTCTTTTCTCTAGCCTTGTGGAATATCTTCAGCTCGAAAATGCATATAACATTTTCATTTTGAATCCCAAGTTTGACTTAAAGAGAGCAAAATATGGATACCG GAGCGGTTTATCGGAGTCTGAAATAACTTTTCTGAAGGAG AACAAGAGTTTGCAAGCAAAAATTCTCCAGTCAGGAAGCATTCCTGAAAGTGTCCTTG AACTTGAGAAGATTAAAAGACCTCTATATGAAAAGCATCCAATGACAAAATTTGCCTGGACAGTAACTGAAGACACTGATACC GTGGAATGGTACAATATCTGTTTGAATGCACTCAATAATGTTGAGAAGTTATACCAAGGAAAGGACACTTCAGATATCATTCAGAATAAAGTTCTGCAG CTATTGAAGgggaagaaaaatgaagatatGAAACTTATTCTTGAAAAGGAGTTAAAATCAGGGGACTTCAGTGGTTTTCATGCAGAATGTCTTACAGATACATGGATTGGAAAGGACAG GTGGGCATTCATTGATTTAACTGCAGGCCCTTTCTCTTGGGGTGCTGCTGTTGGTGGTGAAGGTGTGCGCACAGACCATAGTTTGCCTAATGTTACTAAAACCATTGGTGCAGTTGCAG AGATTTCAGAAGATGAAGCTGAAGATCGCTTGCAAGATGCAATTCAGGAAAAATTTGCAGTATTTGGTGAT AAAGATCATCAAGCCATTGATATTCTTCTGGCGGAGATTGATATTTATGAGCTTTTTGCTTTCAAGCACTGCAAGGGAAGGAAAGTTAAGCTAGCTCTTTGTGAAG AGCTTGATGAGAGAATGCAAGATTTGAAAAATGAGCTCCAATCATTTGAAGGTGAGGAGCGTGATGAAAGTCATAAAAATAAAGCTATAGAGGCGTTAAAACGAATGGAGAGTTGGAATCTTTTCAGTGATACTTATGAG CAGGAGTTCCAAAACTACACGGTTGCACGGGATACTTTTCTGGCACATTTGGGCGCTACACTGTGGGGTTCCATGAGACATATAATATCACCTTCAATTGCTGATGGTGCTTTTCACTATTATGAAAAGATATCCTTTCAGTTGTTCTTCATTACACAGGAG AAAGTTAGGAATGATAAACTGCCCGTGGATCTCAAGGCTCTCATGGATGGGCTTTCCTCCTTGTTATTGCCTTCCCAAAAGCCTATGTTCAGCCAGAGCTT ATTATCACTTGCAGAGGATCCTGCATTGGCAATGGCATTTTCAGTTGCACGACGTGCAGCAGCTGTTCCACTTTTGCTTGTTAATGGAACATATAGGAAGACCACCCGGTCCTATCTTGATTCTTCCATTCTTCAGTATCAATTGCAGAGGTTGAATGAGCATGGTTCCCTCAAAG GAGCACATGCCCATGCCAGGTCTACACTTGAAGTTCCTATCTTTTGGTTCATTCATGGAGAGCCATTATTGGTTGACAAGCATTACCAAGCAAAGGCTCTTTCAGACATGGTTATAGTTGTCCAGTCGGAGCCACCATCTTGGGAAAGCTATTTGCAGTGCAATGGGCAGTCACTTCTGTGGGACTTGAG GAGGCCCATAAAAGCTTCAATGGCTGCTGTTTCTGAACATCTGGCTGGTTTACTTCCCCTTCATATTGCCTATAGCCATGCCCATGAAACTGCAATTGAG GACTGGATATGGTCGGTCGGGTGCAATCCTTTTTCCATTACTTCTCAGGGCTGGCACATATCACAGTTTCAGTCGGATACAATTGGCCGGAGTTATATAATCACAACTCTCGAAGAGTCAATACAACGGGTGAATTCTGCTATTCATCGTCTATTAATGGAGAGTACAT CTGAGAAGACCTTCAGGCTCTTTCAATCAAAAGAGAAAGAACTTGTGAACAAGTATAATTATGTGGTTAGCCTGTGGAGAAGA ATCTCAACCATTACTGGAGAATTGCGTTATGTGGATGCAACAAGACTTCTTTATACCTTGGAGGATGCTTCCAAAGG